A stretch of the Bradyrhizobium arachidis genome encodes the following:
- a CDS encoding ASCH domain-containing protein has translation MSKSVPERYQHLRTFAFGDSPALADELLELVIKGMKTATCSTEDEPNTSSPGEQWVVLDGRGEPRCVIETLEVTYRRYNEVDAGFAYDEGEGDRSLVHWRAAHQRYFGRLGRFSEDMMLMCERFRLVEVFGDLPTPQR, from the coding sequence ATGAGCAAGTCTGTTCCTGAACGCTATCAGCACCTCCGCACTTTCGCATTCGGCGACAGCCCGGCGCTGGCCGACGAACTGCTCGAGCTCGTGATCAAGGGCATGAAGACGGCGACGTGCAGCACGGAAGACGAGCCGAACACATCGTCCCCCGGCGAGCAGTGGGTCGTGCTCGATGGTCGCGGCGAACCCCGCTGCGTGATCGAGACCCTTGAGGTGACGTATCGGCGCTACAACGAGGTCGATGCCGGCTTCGCATACGATGAGGGCGAAGGCGACCGCAGCCTTGTCCATTGGCGCGCGGCGCACCAAAGATATTTCGGCCGTCTCGGGCGCTTCAGCGAGGACATGATGCTGATGTGCGAACGCTTTCGCCTGGTCGAGGTTTTTGGCGATCTCCCGACCCCGCAACGCTGA
- a CDS encoding peroxidase-related enzyme (This protein belongs to a clade of uncharacterized proteins related to peroxidases such as the alkylhydroperoxidase AhpD.), protein MSQPSSKRFPAPALNALPEDIRTRLVAVQEKSGFVPNVFLSLAYRPDEFRAFFAYHDTLMEKDSGLSKAEREMIVVATSAANQCQYCVIAHGAILRIRAKNPLIADQVAVNYRKADITPRQKAMLDFAMKVSADAQRISEEDFAALAPHGFSDDDIWDIAAISAFFALSNRMANFTGMRPNDEFYLMGRLPKQ, encoded by the coding sequence ATGTCCCAGCCATCGTCAAAACGTTTTCCCGCGCCCGCCCTCAATGCGTTGCCGGAGGATATCCGCACGCGGCTCGTCGCCGTGCAGGAGAAGAGCGGTTTTGTGCCGAACGTGTTCCTGTCGCTGGCCTATCGCCCGGACGAGTTCCGCGCCTTCTTCGCCTATCACGACACGCTGATGGAGAAGGACTCCGGGCTCAGCAAGGCCGAGCGCGAGATGATCGTGGTGGCGACCTCGGCCGCCAACCAGTGCCAGTATTGCGTGATCGCGCATGGCGCGATCCTGCGCATCCGCGCCAAGAACCCGCTGATCGCGGACCAGGTCGCCGTCAACTACCGCAAGGCCGACATCACGCCGCGGCAGAAGGCGATGCTCGACTTTGCCATGAAGGTCTCGGCCGACGCGCAACGCATATCCGAGGAGGATTTTGCGGCACTCGCCCCGCACGGGTTCAGCGACGACGACATCTGGGACATCGCCGCAATCTCGGCCTTCTTCGCGCTGTCGAACCGGATGGCGAATTTTACGGGCATGCGGCCGAACGACGAATTCTATCTGATGGGGCGCCTGCCGAAGCAGTGA
- a CDS encoding GFA family protein, translated as MTNRSGGCACGAIRFTINAPLMNVGVCHCTDCQKASGGGPNYVALAPKTSLSVTKGEAKTYFSKGDSGEDVGRAFCPDCGTPLWSLPPHAPFLTVKLGALDHNADLTPALHLYTASAPPWHLMHEGRPTFPKMPPFPPPGA; from the coding sequence ATGACGAACCGAAGCGGCGGATGCGCCTGTGGCGCGATCCGATTCACGATCAACGCCCCACTGATGAACGTCGGCGTCTGCCACTGCACCGATTGCCAAAAGGCGTCGGGCGGCGGACCGAACTATGTCGCGCTTGCGCCGAAGACGTCCCTCTCGGTCACCAAAGGCGAGGCCAAGACCTATTTCAGCAAGGGCGACAGCGGCGAAGATGTGGGGCGCGCCTTCTGTCCGGACTGCGGGACTCCGTTATGGAGCCTGCCTCCCCATGCGCCGTTCCTGACCGTCAAGCTGGGTGCGCTCGATCATAATGCCGACCTGACGCCGGCGCTGCATCTCTACACGGCCTCCGCGCCGCCGTGGCATCTCATGCACGAGGGGCGGCCGACCTTCCCCAAGATGCCGCCGTTTCCACCTCCCGGCGCATGA
- a CDS encoding beta-ketoacyl-ACP synthase, with the protein MTDTASKPGQTEVWITGIGLATSLGEGLDANWAALGERRVNVDDKGFAPYIVHPLMPVTLDAQIPKKGDQRQMEAWQRIGTYAAGLALDSAGIKGNKDILSKIDMVVAAGGGERDLSVDTGVLNAEAKGNNAPGFLNERLMSDLRPTLFLAQLSNLLAGNIAIVHGVCGTSRTFMGEEVAGADAMRIALARIMSGESDIALVGGSHNGERKDLLVLYEFGDFNLKDKFAPVWARKDHAGFALGSAGAFLVLESRAHAEARGAKPFARLTNVVADLARRKQPGDMAATLEKLWAKLPTRAGKGAIITGATGAEPATSEERSFLGKHADFPVRATGTMFGHTMETQFPLGIALAALALSRGALFPPNDSTGLEIEMTDKPTQIVVVGAGHWRGEGMALVEAV; encoded by the coding sequence ATGACTGACACCGCCTCGAAGCCCGGCCAGACCGAAGTCTGGATCACCGGCATTGGACTTGCGACCTCGCTCGGCGAAGGGCTCGATGCGAATTGGGCCGCGCTCGGCGAGCGCCGCGTCAATGTCGACGACAAGGGCTTTGCGCCCTACATCGTCCACCCCCTGATGCCGGTGACCCTGGACGCCCAGATCCCGAAGAAGGGCGACCAGCGGCAGATGGAAGCCTGGCAGCGCATCGGCACCTATGCCGCGGGCCTGGCGCTGGATTCCGCGGGTATCAAGGGCAATAAAGACATCCTCTCCAAGATCGACATGGTGGTTGCCGCCGGTGGCGGCGAGCGCGACCTGTCGGTCGATACCGGCGTGCTCAATGCCGAGGCCAAAGGCAACAACGCCCCCGGCTTCCTCAACGAGCGGCTGATGAGCGATTTGCGCCCGACGCTGTTCCTGGCGCAGCTCTCCAACCTGCTCGCCGGCAACATCGCCATCGTGCACGGCGTCTGCGGCACCTCGCGCACCTTCATGGGCGAAGAGGTCGCGGGTGCCGACGCAATGCGGATCGCGCTGGCGCGGATCATGTCCGGCGAAAGCGATATCGCGCTGGTCGGCGGCTCGCATAATGGCGAGCGCAAGGACCTGCTGGTGCTCTACGAATTCGGCGACTTCAACCTGAAGGACAAGTTCGCCCCCGTCTGGGCGCGCAAGGACCATGCAGGTTTTGCGCTCGGCTCGGCCGGCGCGTTCCTGGTGCTGGAATCCAGGGCGCATGCGGAAGCGCGCGGTGCAAAGCCGTTCGCAAGGCTCACCAACGTCGTTGCCGATCTCGCCCGGCGCAAGCAGCCCGGCGATATGGCAGCGACCCTGGAGAAGCTCTGGGCGAAGCTGCCGACCCGCGCGGGCAAGGGCGCAATCATTACCGGCGCGACCGGTGCCGAGCCCGCGACGTCGGAAGAACGGAGCTTCCTCGGCAAGCATGCCGACTTCCCGGTGCGGGCCACCGGCACGATGTTCGGCCATACGATGGAGACGCAGTTCCCGCTCGGGATCGCGCTGGCTGCGCTGGCGCTGTCGCGGGGGGCGTTGTTTCCGCCCAACGATTCGACCGGGCTCGAGATTGAAATGACCGACAAACCGACCCAGATTGTGGTGGTGGGGGCCGGTCACTGGCGCGGCGAAGGCATGGCGCTGGTGGAAGCCGTCTAG
- a CDS encoding ABC transporter substrate-binding protein, with translation MRRRDFIRLAGGAVAWPLVAQAQEARKVFRILWVSTATEPDPFLDGFREGLRATGYVEGKNVIFETCCSPGNPQALREFISELRRGDADLVVSSGPATRAMTAVTEVPVLFALSGDPVALGVVKSLAQPGTNFTGATFLSLELAGKRVELLKDIYPKVRKLAVLSNTDHPGEPSEWRATMQACNGLGIDPVYIPFFGARELDSALRTAAGVVADAMLVFPDAVTMVHRASIAALALAHRLPSMFGWCEYCEAGGLLSYGANQRATYYWLASYADRILRGEDPATLPVMRPEKFELAINLKTARRLGVQLDTSSILFRANKVIA, from the coding sequence ATGAGACGACGGGATTTCATCCGCCTGGCCGGCGGAGCGGTGGCGTGGCCACTCGTAGCGCAAGCGCAGGAGGCGCGGAAGGTCTTTCGCATCTTGTGGGTCTCCACGGCGACAGAACCGGACCCATTCCTGGATGGCTTCCGGGAAGGGTTGCGCGCGACCGGATATGTCGAAGGCAAGAACGTCATCTTCGAGACGTGCTGTTCACCCGGAAATCCGCAAGCCTTGCGCGAATTCATTTCAGAATTGAGGCGCGGCGACGCAGACCTCGTCGTGTCCAGTGGGCCTGCGACGCGCGCGATGACTGCGGTCACTGAGGTTCCCGTTCTGTTTGCCTTGAGCGGCGACCCGGTCGCGCTGGGCGTGGTCAAGAGCCTCGCGCAACCCGGCACCAACTTCACCGGTGCTACATTTCTCTCGCTGGAACTGGCGGGCAAGCGCGTCGAACTGCTGAAGGACATTTACCCGAAGGTTCGCAAGCTCGCAGTCCTCTCTAACACTGATCACCCTGGGGAGCCATCGGAGTGGCGTGCGACAATGCAGGCGTGCAATGGGCTGGGGATTGATCCGGTCTATATTCCCTTCTTCGGCGCACGCGAGCTGGACAGCGCGCTTCGGACAGCGGCCGGTGTGGTTGCTGACGCGATGCTTGTGTTTCCTGATGCCGTGACGATGGTGCATCGGGCGAGCATTGCCGCGCTTGCGCTCGCGCATCGGCTGCCTTCGATGTTTGGTTGGTGCGAATATTGTGAAGCCGGCGGCCTCTTGAGCTACGGCGCCAACCAGCGAGCGACCTATTATTGGCTTGCCAGCTATGCCGACCGGATCCTGCGTGGGGAAGATCCTGCCACTCTACCGGTGATGCGGCCCGAAAAATTCGAGCTGGCAATCAATCTGAAGACAGCGAGGCGCCTCGGCGTTCAACTGGATACGTCCTCCATCCTGTTCCGTGCCAACAAGGTGATCGCCTGA
- a CDS encoding ParB-like protein, with protein MTNMREPRVHPVSILSLRPTQMTVGMREVKEKRKRWREHDRKKQADLLGKHMIPVVRGPDERYYVIDHHHLARALHDEGVKDVLVTLVGDLTMVERDAFWGVMDNKRWVYPYDAKGERRHFKDLPKSVADLKDDPFRSLAGELRRMGGFAKDTTPFSEFLWADFLRRKLSRKAVDADFDKAVERGLSAAKSKDAIYLPGWCGPAED; from the coding sequence ATGACCAACATGCGCGAGCCAAGAGTTCATCCGGTGTCGATCCTGTCGCTGCGTCCGACGCAGATGACGGTCGGCATGCGCGAGGTGAAGGAGAAGCGCAAGCGCTGGCGCGAGCACGACAGGAAGAAGCAGGCCGATCTGCTCGGCAAGCACATGATTCCCGTCGTGCGCGGCCCCGACGAACGCTACTACGTGATCGATCATCATCATCTCGCCCGCGCGCTGCACGACGAAGGCGTCAAGGACGTGCTGGTGACGCTGGTCGGCGATCTCACCATGGTCGAACGCGACGCCTTCTGGGGCGTGATGGACAACAAGCGCTGGGTCTATCCTTACGACGCCAAGGGCGAGCGGCGGCATTTCAAGGACCTGCCGAAATCGGTCGCCGATCTCAAGGACGATCCGTTCCGCAGCCTCGCCGGCGAACTGCGCCGCATGGGTGGCTTCGCCAAGGATACCACGCCGTTCTCCGAATTCCTGTGGGCCGACTTCCTGCGCCGCAAGCTGTCGCGCAAGGCGGTCGACGCCGATTTCGACAAGGCGGTTGAAAGGGGGCTTTCTGCTGCCAAGAGTAAGGATGCGATCTATCTGCCCGGTTGGTGCGGCCCGGCTGAAGATTAG
- a CDS encoding 3-hydroxyacyl-ACP dehydratase FabZ family protein: protein MQLEYFHLIDRIVDLKVDEKKVVVEAQVPQESTIFEGHFPGYPLMPGVLLIESMAQASGWLLLGVLKFERMPILAAVKEAKVRGSVFPGDLMSIEATVAHEGSGYAMTEAKIRVNGKLRANSTLTFTLIPFPNADMRAFMDTVAKRVGFPQQAVSP, encoded by the coding sequence ATGCAACTCGAATACTTCCATCTGATCGACCGCATCGTCGACCTCAAGGTCGACGAGAAGAAGGTCGTCGTCGAAGCCCAGGTTCCGCAAGAGAGCACCATCTTCGAGGGGCACTTCCCGGGCTATCCCCTGATGCCCGGCGTGCTGCTGATCGAATCGATGGCGCAGGCCTCGGGCTGGCTGCTGCTGGGCGTGCTGAAGTTCGAGCGGATGCCGATTCTCGCCGCCGTGAAGGAAGCCAAGGTGCGCGGCTCGGTCTTCCCGGGCGACCTCATGAGCATCGAGGCCACGGTCGCCCATGAGGGCTCGGGCTACGCGATGACCGAGGCCAAGATCCGGGTCAACGGCAAGCTGCGTGCGAACTCGACGCTCACCTTCACGCTGATCCCCTTCCCCAATGCGGATATGCGCGCCTTCATGGACACGGTCGCCAAGCGCGTCGGATTTCCGCAACAGGCGGTATCGCCATGA
- a CDS encoding aminotransferase has protein sequence MSSKISSLNPVFANLPVTIFEAMSQAARDNAAINLGQGFPDDPGPEDIRRAAADASVNGYNQYPSMMGIPELRQAIATHYGHWHGLKLDPMSEVMVTSGGTEALTSAILAVVQPGDEVVCFQPVYDSYLPIIRQAGGIPRLVRLEPPHWRLNEDMLKSVFNSKTKAVLFNNPLNPSAVVYPREDLELLARYCQEFDVIAICDEVWEHVTFDEHKHIPLITIPGMRDRTIKVGSAGKIFSLTGWKVGFVCAAPPLLRVAAKVHQFLTFTTAPNLQAAVAYGLGKPDDYFTTMRKDLARSRDRLTRGLESLGFPVLKSQGTYFLTVDLSPLGLNESDTDFCWRIVKDYKVAAIPVSAFYEKDPVTSVVRFCFAKKDETLDTALERLSDAVHRRKR, from the coding sequence ATGAGCTCCAAGATCTCGTCCCTGAACCCGGTCTTCGCGAACCTGCCGGTCACCATCTTCGAGGCGATGTCGCAGGCCGCGCGCGACAATGCCGCGATCAATCTCGGCCAGGGCTTTCCCGACGATCCCGGTCCCGAAGACATCCGCCGCGCCGCCGCCGACGCCTCGGTGAACGGGTACAACCAGTACCCGTCGATGATGGGCATTCCGGAGTTGCGGCAGGCCATCGCGACCCACTACGGACACTGGCACGGTCTGAAGCTCGATCCGATGAGCGAGGTGATGGTGACCTCTGGCGGCACCGAGGCTTTGACCTCGGCGATCCTCGCCGTGGTCCAGCCCGGCGACGAGGTCGTCTGCTTCCAGCCGGTCTATGATTCCTACCTGCCGATCATCCGCCAGGCCGGTGGCATTCCGCGCCTGGTGCGGCTCGAGCCGCCGCATTGGCGGCTCAACGAGGACATGCTGAAAAGCGTCTTCAATTCAAAGACCAAGGCGGTGCTGTTCAACAATCCCTTGAATCCGTCCGCCGTCGTCTATCCCCGCGAAGACCTCGAATTGTTGGCGCGCTACTGTCAGGAGTTCGACGTCATCGCGATCTGCGACGAGGTCTGGGAGCACGTCACCTTCGACGAGCACAAGCACATCCCGCTCATCACCATCCCCGGCATGCGCGACCGCACCATCAAGGTCGGCTCGGCCGGAAAGATCTTTTCGCTGACGGGCTGGAAGGTCGGCTTCGTCTGCGCCGCGCCGCCCCTGCTGCGGGTGGCCGCCAAGGTGCACCAGTTCCTGACCTTCACCACCGCGCCCAATCTCCAGGCCGCGGTGGCCTATGGGCTCGGCAAGCCGGACGACTACTTCACGACCATGCGCAAGGATCTGGCGCGGAGCCGGGATCGGCTCACACGCGGGCTGGAGAGCCTCGGCTTCCCCGTCCTGAAATCGCAGGGCACCTACTTTCTCACCGTCGATCTGTCGCCGCTCGGTCTCAACGAGAGCGATACCGATTTCTGCTGGCGCATCGTGAAAGACTACAAGGTCGCGGCGATCCCGGTGTCGGCGTTCTACGAGAAGGACCCGGTGACGTCGGTGGTGCGCTTCTGCTTTGCCAAGAAGGACGAGACGCTCGACACCGCATTGGAGCGGCTGTCGGACGCGGTGCACAGACGCAAGAGGTAG
- a CDS encoding polyamine ABC transporter substrate-binding protein — protein sequence MTTDVSRFRFAIAIAAALALLPRAADAEERVVNFYNWSNYMAPEVLETFTKETGIKVVYDTFDANETLETRLMAGKSGYDVVVPTAYFLQRQIKANIFQKLDKSKLPNLANAWPVVTQRLAIYDPGNVYAANYMWGTTGIGYNVKKVREILGPDAKIDSWDIVFKPENLAKFRDCGVHMLDSADDIFPAALSWLGLDPNSTKQADLEKAADAVAKVRPSVRKFHSSEYLSALATGEICFVVGWSGDIMQARARAAEAKSDIEIGYAIPKEGAQMFFDNLAIPADAKNVKEAYELINYLYRPDVAAKNSDFLSYANGNLASQKLVDPKILNDKNIYPDEATLAKLFVITAREPATQRVINRLWTKVKTGR from the coding sequence ATGACGACTGACGTCAGCAGGTTCCGTTTTGCGATCGCGATCGCGGCAGCCCTGGCGTTGCTACCGCGAGCCGCTGATGCGGAGGAACGCGTCGTCAACTTCTACAACTGGTCGAACTACATGGCGCCGGAGGTCCTGGAGACCTTCACCAAGGAGACCGGCATCAAGGTCGTCTACGACACTTTTGATGCCAACGAGACGCTGGAGACGCGCCTGATGGCCGGCAAGTCCGGCTATGATGTCGTGGTGCCCACGGCCTATTTCCTGCAGCGCCAGATCAAGGCCAACATCTTCCAGAAGCTCGACAAGTCGAAGCTGCCGAACTTGGCCAATGCCTGGCCGGTCGTAACGCAGCGCCTTGCGATCTACGATCCCGGCAACGTCTACGCCGCCAACTACATGTGGGGCACGACGGGCATCGGCTACAACGTCAAGAAGGTGAGGGAGATCCTCGGGCCTGACGCGAAGATCGATAGCTGGGACATCGTCTTCAAGCCGGAGAACCTCGCAAAGTTCAGGGATTGCGGCGTCCACATGCTCGACTCCGCCGACGACATCTTTCCGGCGGCACTGAGCTGGCTTGGGCTCGATCCGAACTCGACCAAGCAGGCCGACCTGGAGAAGGCCGCCGACGCCGTCGCCAAGGTGCGCCCGTCGGTGCGAAAATTTCACTCGTCGGAGTATCTGAGCGCGCTTGCGACCGGCGAGATCTGCTTCGTGGTCGGCTGGTCCGGCGACATCATGCAGGCGCGCGCCCGCGCGGCTGAAGCCAAGAGCGACATCGAGATCGGCTACGCGATCCCCAAGGAGGGCGCGCAGATGTTCTTCGACAATCTCGCGATCCCCGCGGATGCCAAGAACGTCAAGGAAGCCTACGAGCTGATCAACTATCTCTACCGCCCGGACGTCGCTGCCAAGAACTCGGACTTCCTGTCCTACGCCAACGGCAATCTGGCGAGCCAGAAGCTGGTCGATCCGAAGATTTTGAACGACAAGAACATCTATCCGGACGAAGCGACGCTCGCAAAGCTGTTCGTCATCACGGCGCGTGAGCCGGCGACCCAGCGCGTTATCAATCGGCTGTGGACCAAGGTGAAGACGGGGCGGTAG
- a CDS encoding acyl carrier protein, producing MSSTFDQVATIIAETCDIPRDTITPDSHAIDDLGIDSLDFLDIAFAIDKQFGIKLPLEKWTQEVNDGKATTEQYFVLKNLCARIDELVAAKGASA from the coding sequence ATGTCCTCTACATTCGATCAGGTCGCCACGATCATCGCTGAAACCTGCGACATCCCGCGCGACACGATCACGCCGGATAGCCACGCCATCGACGATCTCGGCATCGACAGCCTGGATTTCCTGGACATCGCATTTGCGATCGACAAGCAGTTCGGAATCAAGCTGCCGCTGGAGAAGTGGACCCAGGAGGTCAACGACGGCAAGGCGACCACCGAGCAGTATTTCGTGCTGAAGAACCTGTGCGCGCGCATCGACGAATTGGTTGCGGCCAAGGGCGCGAGCGCCTAA
- a CDS encoding lipid A biosynthesis lauroyl acyltransferase, with protein sequence MNRLLLRTKARLRDALKPLGDAAVGGLTIALLRTTRYFDPDKTADFFGRAAHFIGRRLREDRIGRENLTAAFPEKSPEEIEKILTGVWHNLGRIGAEFAHLDHIWDYDVDHPDKPSRIEFGARTKQLFDGLRDDGKPAIFFASHTGNWEIPALGAVAHGLDCAILFRRPNSEAADRAIEKTRAVKMGTLVAAGRDAPLKLGQALQNGQHVAMLVDQWFGNGVEVTFFGRKTKANPTLARLVRQVECPIHGVRIIRLPNHRFRAELTEEVKPVRDADGNIDIQGTMQAVTSVIEGWVREYPDQWLWLHRRWR encoded by the coding sequence ATGAACCGCCTGCTCCTTCGTACCAAGGCGCGCCTGCGCGACGCCCTCAAGCCGCTGGGCGACGCCGCAGTCGGCGGGCTGACGATCGCGCTGTTGCGCACGACGCGCTATTTCGACCCGGACAAGACCGCCGATTTCTTCGGCCGCGCCGCGCATTTCATCGGCCGTCGCCTGCGCGAGGATCGCATCGGCCGCGAGAATTTGACGGCGGCGTTCCCTGAGAAATCGCCGGAAGAGATCGAAAAAATTCTCACCGGCGTCTGGCACAATCTCGGCCGCATCGGCGCCGAGTTCGCCCATCTCGATCACATCTGGGACTACGACGTCGATCATCCGGACAAGCCGAGCCGCATCGAGTTCGGCGCGCGCACGAAACAGCTGTTCGACGGCCTGCGCGACGACGGCAAGCCGGCGATCTTCTTTGCCAGCCATACCGGCAACTGGGAAATTCCGGCGCTCGGCGCAGTCGCCCACGGGCTCGACTGCGCGATCCTGTTCCGCAGGCCGAACAGCGAGGCCGCCGACCGTGCCATCGAGAAGACGCGCGCGGTGAAGATGGGCACGCTGGTCGCAGCCGGGCGCGATGCGCCGCTCAAGCTCGGCCAGGCGCTTCAGAACGGCCAGCACGTCGCCATGCTGGTCGACCAATGGTTCGGCAATGGCGTCGAGGTCACCTTCTTCGGCCGCAAGACCAAGGCCAATCCGACGCTGGCGCGCCTCGTCCGCCAGGTCGAATGCCCGATCCACGGCGTGCGCATCATCCGCCTGCCCAACCACCGCTTTCGCGCCGAGCTCACCGAAGAGGTCAAGCCGGTGCGCGATGCCGACGGCAATATCGACATCCAGGGCACGATGCAGGCGGTGACGTCGGTGATCGAAGGCTGGGTGCGCGAATATCCGGACCAGTGGCTGTGGCTGCACCGGAGATGGCGGTAG
- a CDS encoding rhodanese-like domain-containing protein: protein MANQVQDLTPDEVSKGIDEGRFLLVDVREPNEVAAEAYPSGVVVPLSTFDPKAIPDPQGKQVVFACRSGKRSVTASLAAQAAGLPYDKHLAGGILGWKAAGLPTKVGG, encoded by the coding sequence ATGGCAAACCAGGTGCAGGATCTGACCCCGGACGAGGTCTCCAAGGGCATTGACGAAGGACGTTTTCTGCTGGTCGACGTTCGCGAGCCGAACGAGGTCGCCGCGGAAGCCTATCCCTCTGGCGTCGTGGTTCCGCTTTCGACCTTCGACCCGAAGGCGATCCCCGATCCGCAAGGCAAGCAGGTCGTGTTCGCCTGCCGCTCCGGCAAGCGCTCGGTGACGGCGTCGCTCGCCGCGCAAGCTGCCGGCCTGCCTTACGACAAGCATCTCGCGGGCGGCATTTTGGGCTGGAAGGCCGCGGGGCTGCCGACCAAGGTGGGCGGCTGA
- a CDS encoding beta-ketoacyl-ACP synthase, translating into MTAPRDKLGRPIVVVTGMGIMTSLGAGKADNWAKLVAGESGIRTITRFPIDGLKTTMAGTVDFVTVDPFSSTGLSERMAEIVTQEALEQAGIGAKGDFPGPLFLAVAPVEVEWPQRRELGRAVGKQDFDYNDLLRISGGGKYADFHHRFMFGSVAAHLAESFGTKGSPISLSTACASGATSIQLGVEAIRRGETDAALCVATDGTVNPEALVRFSLLSALSTQNDPPQAASKPFSKNRDGFVMAEGAGALVLESYEAAVARGAKILGVVAGCGELTDSFHRTRSSPDGKPAIGCVLKTLADAGMAPEQIDHINAHGTSTPENDKMEYLATNAVFGEHTSKIPVTSNKSAVGHTISAAGAVEAIFSLLTLEHQRIPPTLNYENPDPAILFDVVGNKARDARVTAVMSNSFGFGGQNASLILTREPA; encoded by the coding sequence ATGACTGCACCACGCGACAAGCTCGGACGTCCGATCGTCGTCGTCACCGGCATGGGCATCATGACGTCGCTCGGCGCCGGCAAGGCCGACAACTGGGCCAAGCTCGTGGCCGGCGAATCCGGCATCCGCACCATCACGCGCTTTCCGATCGACGGCCTGAAGACTACGATGGCCGGCACGGTCGATTTCGTCACCGTCGATCCGTTCTCCTCCACCGGACTTTCCGAGCGGATGGCCGAGATCGTCACGCAGGAAGCGCTCGAGCAGGCCGGCATCGGCGCCAAGGGCGACTTCCCGGGCCCCCTCTTCCTGGCGGTCGCGCCGGTCGAGGTCGAATGGCCGCAGCGCCGCGAGCTCGGCCGCGCCGTCGGCAAGCAGGATTTTGACTACAACGATCTCCTGCGCATTTCCGGCGGCGGCAAATACGCCGACTTCCATCACCGCTTCATGTTCGGCTCGGTTGCAGCCCACCTCGCCGAGTCCTTCGGCACCAAGGGTTCGCCGATCTCGCTGTCGACGGCCTGTGCGTCCGGCGCGACCTCGATCCAGCTCGGCGTCGAGGCGATCCGCCGCGGCGAGACCGACGCTGCGCTGTGCGTTGCAACCGACGGCACGGTCAATCCGGAAGCGCTGGTGCGCTTCTCGCTGCTCTCTGCGCTCTCGACCCAGAACGATCCGCCGCAGGCCGCCTCAAAGCCGTTCTCCAAGAACCGCGACGGCTTTGTCATGGCTGAAGGCGCCGGCGCCCTCGTGCTCGAAAGCTACGAGGCAGCGGTGGCGCGCGGCGCAAAGATCCTCGGCGTGGTCGCCGGCTGCGGCGAGCTCACCGATTCCTTCCATCGCACCCGCTCCTCGCCCGATGGCAAGCCGGCGATCGGCTGCGTGCTGAAGACGCTGGCGGATGCCGGCATGGCGCCCGAGCAGATCGATCACATCAACGCCCACGGCACCTCGACGCCCGAAAACGACAAGATGGAATATCTGGCGACCAACGCGGTGTTCGGTGAGCACACCTCGAAGATCCCGGTGACGTCGAACAAGTCGGCGGTCGGCCACACCATCTCTGCGGCCGGTGCCGTCGAGGCCATCTTCTCGCTGCTGACGCTGGAGCATCAGCGCATCCCGCCGACCCTCAACTATGAGAACCCGGATCCGGCGATCCTGTTCGACGTCGTCGGCAACAAGGCGCGCGATGCTCGCGTCACCGCCGTGATGTCGAACTCGTTCGGCTTCGGCGGCCAGAACGCCTCGCTGATCCTGACGCGCGAGCCGGCGTAA